In Solirubrobacterales bacterium, a single window of DNA contains:
- a CDS encoding type II toxin-antitoxin system HicA family toxin: protein MNQKSAIALLSLNGSTQVTGGKHVKMTKKGMRPVTLPHHRDSQYGQALTTAILRQAGLPKEHR from the coding sequence ATGAATCAGAAGTCAGCCATCGCGCTGCTCTCACTCAACGGATCGACTCAGGTCACTGGCGGGAAGCACGTCAAGATGACCAAGAAGGGGATGCGACCCGTGACCTTGCCGCACCATCGCGACAGTCAATACGGCCAGGCCCTGACCACGGCGATTCTCCGCCAAGCGGGCCTTCCTAAGGAGCACCGATGA